GAGCCGAAGAGGGAACCCTGTGCAAATCAGGGACCGGCCCGCGGCTGTGAGCGGGGACGAAAGCTGCAATAAAGCCACTGGCGAAGGTGTCGGGAAGGGGCAGCGAGTAGAGGGATCCGCAAGTCAGAAGACCTGTCTGAATAAGCATAAGGGGTTTGACTGCGCCGGCAACGTTGTGCCCCGGGCTGAATCTGCGGATAAAAAGGGATATCCCGGATCGTGTATGCGGTCCGGGATTTTTTTTGCAGAAAACCCAGGCCTTCTTTAAGTACGGGGACGAAGACAGCATGGAGTACGAATACGATCCGCAAATGGAGCAAGCTTGGGCTTTCCGGCTTTTACATGGATTACGCGGAAAATACCGTTTGTGGAAAGGCTATCTGACAATGGCCGTGGACAACGTGTTTGATGAAGATGTTGAGATAAACGGCAACAAGGAAACAGACAATTATATTTATTACGGCATGCCCCGGTTTTTTAAAACTGGATATGAGATTGCGTTTTAATGAAACTGGTCTACTTCAGCGTAAGCGCCAATGAAATCCCAAACCTGAGTGAGGCGGCCCGGATTTTTTGCAGCCGGTTCGCCCCGCTTGATATCCATGCCCGCACCCGCACCCAGCTGGAGGCCGGTGAGGAAGCCCGGGCGGCCTTTGTGCGCCATGCCCTGGCCGCAGATGCCGTTTTTGTCACGTTGATGGCGGGCGCCCATTCCTGTCCGGTCTGGGAGGCGCTTACCGAAGCCATAACCGTGGCGCGGAGCCGGGGCGGGCAAACGCCTTTTTTTCATGTGCAGCCCACGGGCAGCAATGCGGATGCCCTGAAACTGGTTGAGGACTATAGCGACGGCCTGGAAAACGGGGCTGATGTGTGGACCCGGCTGAGCCGGTATTATCGTTATGGCGGTGTGGAAAATCTGCTCAATCTGTTAATTTTTCTTAGCAACCGGCTATACGGCAAGGCCCAGGCTTTTGCCCCGCCCGCTCCTCAGCCCTTTGAAGGGCTGTATCATCCGGATCATGGCCATATTGCCGATTTCGAGGGCTATCGCCGCAGCCTGGATCCAAACCGGCCCACGGTGGGCATCTGGTTTTATCAGAATTTCTGGACGAGCAACAACAAGGCGCACATTGACGCCATTGTCCGGGAGGCAGAGTCTCAGGGGGCAAACGTCATTTGCGTGTTCCACGTGCGCTTCAAGGATCGGCTGCTCGGAAACAAGGGCGCTGATTCCGTGATGGCGCAGTTTTTCATGGCAGACGACCGGCCGCTGATTGATGTGCTGATCAATCCGGTCATGTTCAGCCTGAATGCGGCAGCACCTGAATACCGGGGGCTGCTTGAGCGCCTGGGCGTGCCTGTCATCCAGGCCATGGCCACCACCCGGCCCATAGCGGAATGGAAGGCAAACCCGCAGGGGTTGAACAATGTGGATATCACCATCAATGTGGCCCAGCCCGAGCTTGACGGTGTGATTGTCACCGTGCCTGTGGCTGCCAAACAGTGTGTGGACACGGACCCGATCAGCGGGGCGGCGGTGAACAAGTACGTCCCCATACCGGATCGCACGGCTGCGATGGTTCGCCTTGCCTTGAACTGGGCGGCGCTTCGCCGAAAGAAAAACGCGGAAAAAAAAGTTGCCATTGTCTTTCATCATTACCCGCCGCGAAACGATCGCATCGGCTGCGCGTCGGGGCTGGATTCTTTTGCCAGCGTCACGGATCTGGTGGCGGCCATGAACGGAAAGGGCTACCGGGTGGATCATCTCTATACGGACGGCAACGAGCTGGCCCGGGCGCTGACTGCCTGCATGACCTGTGACCAGCGCTTTCTCCCGCCCGATCAGATGGCCGACCGGTCCCGGGCAACAGCCGGCCCGGAATATTATAAGCCATGGCACAAGGCACTGCCCCGGCCGATTCAGGAGCAAATCCAGGCGGACTGGGGGCCGGTGCCCGGCGATCTTTTTGTCCATGAGCAGCGACTGCTTTTCCCCGGGTTTTTAAACGGCAATCTGTTTATCACCATTCAGCCGCCCAGGGGATATTTAGAGCAAGTGGACAAGCTCTACCATGACCCGCACATGGCCCCGCCCCATCATTACCTGGCCCACTACCGGTGGATCAGGGAGGTCTTTGGCGCGGATGCAGTGATCCATGTGGGAAAACACGGGAGCCTGGAGTGGCTGCCGGGAAAAGCCGTGGGCCTTGGGCCGGAGTGCTACCCGGATCTTGCCATAGGGGATCTGCCCAATATCTATCCCTATATAATAAATGACCCCGGCGAAGGCACCCAGGCCAAGCGTCGCTCTTATGCCTGTATAATTGATCACCTGCCGCCGGCCCTGACAAACGCAGGGCTCTACGAGGAGCTGGCGGATCTGGAAAATCGGCTATTGGAATATCAGGAGGCCGCAGTCCAGGACCCGGCCAAGCTGGAGATCCTGGCGCCCATGATATGGGAGGCCGCTGAAGCGGCCGATCTTGTAAATGACCTGAACCTCACTCGCAAAGCCGCTCTTTCCGACGTGGCCGCCTTTATTGAAACCCTTCATGAGTATTTGGGAGAAATATCGGATACCACCATTGCAGACGGCCTGCATACCCTGGGCCGGCCGCCGGAGAATGCTCAATTGATCCGGACCCTGGTCCAGATCATGCGCCTGGCCAACGGATCGGTGCCCTCGCTTCGCGAAGCGGTTTTAAGGGCCTTGGGCTATGACCCCGAACAGGTATTTAACAGCCGGGGCCGGCCGGTAATCGGCGCGGCTGTTGAGACCGGGGGCCAGGTGCTGGAAAAAGCCCGGCAGCTTTGTGAGGATTTGGTAGGGGATCTGATGAATTCGGGAAAAGAAGCGGACGCGGCAGTGGAGGCCCAGCGGCAGCATCTGGGCAAAGCCCATCCGGCGGTGACCGAAGCCCTTGAGTTTGTCCAAAATGATCTGGCTCCGCGGCTTCAGCAGACGGAAAACGAAAGGATCGCCTGTCTTGGCGCTCTGGAGGGCCGTTTTGTGCCGCCCGGCCCGTCCGGGGCTCCCAGCCGCGGACAGGCGCACATTCTTCCCACGGGTCGAAATTTTTATTCCGTGGACCCTCAGAAGATTCCCACCCCTGCGGCCTGGGAAGTGGGCCGCAAACTGGGGGATGCCTTGATGGCGCGTTACCTTGACGAACACGGAAGCTATCCGGACAGCGTGGGCCTGATCCTGTGGGCAAGCCCGACCATGCGCTCCAAGGGTGATGATGTGGCGGAAATCCTCTATCTTTTGGGAGTTCGGCCGGTATGGCAGAAAGGCTCCGGCAATGTGCGCGGTGTTGAAATTATTCCCGCAGCCGAACTCGGCCGGCCGCGCATTGACGTCTCCCCGAGAATTTCCGGCATTTTCCGCGATGCCTTTCCGCTGCTTGTGGACTTGATCGATCAGGCGGTGCAGATGGTGGCTGCGCTTGCCGAGGCGCCTGAGACCAATTTTATCCGTCGCCATGTCACCCTGGATTTGGCGGAGCTGGCCGGACAAGGGCTTGAAGGAATAGACGCTTTCCGTCAGGCCACATACCGCATCTTTGGCTCTGCTCCCGGCAGCTATGGCGCGGGCGTGGCCCAGCTTGTGGAATCAAAGGCCTGGGAGACGGTTGATGACCTGGGCAATATGTATATTCAGTGCTCTTCTTATGCCTACGGAAAAAACAGCTTTGGCGAGTCGTCGGAAAAGAGCTTCCGCAAGGCACTTTCCCGGATGTCGGTGACGGTTAAAAACGAGGACACCCGGGAAAAGGACATGATGAGCTGTACGGATTTCTACAACTACCACGGCGGCCTGATCACGGCCGTGCACGCGGTGACCGGAGGCCGACCCTTTTCTCTGGCCGGCGACTCGGCCGATCCGGACCGGGCAGCGGTCCGCACCACCACTGAGGAAGCCCGGCATATCTTCCGCGCGCGCCTGTTAAACCCCAAATGGCTGGAAGGTCTGAAACGCCACGGATTTAAAGGCGCGGGCGATATATCCAAGGCCATGGACATCATCTTGGGCTGGGATGCTACCGCCGGCGTGGTGGATGACTGGATGTATCAGCGCTTTGCCCGGAAAGTGGCCCTGGACGCGAATATGCAGGAATGGATGAAGCAGGTCAACCCCTATGCCCTGCAAAACATCCTGAATAAACTCCTGGAAGCTGTGCAGCGAGGCATGTGGCGGACGGACGCGGAAACCCTGGATGCCCTCAGGAATGCCTATCTGGATGCGGAAGGCGAGGTTGAGGCGGCAACCGACGAGCAGGCTGAGTGAAACGGAAAAACCGGCGCAGCAGCAGAAGCATCGTCCTTATCCGGATGGCCGGCTGCCCGGTAGAGCCCATGGTCCCTTCCGATCACATAATCCGCCTCCTCGCTTGCCCCCAGTTTGTGATGGGGTGTGCGATAGATCCTGCCATCAACGCTGAGTTCGTAATCCGGCACATCCGACCATCCCTCCGGGTGATACACCGTGCGGAAAAATTTGCCGTACCGAATAACATAGACAGGTTCGCTCATTTGCCATGCCGGATGGCTAGGGGCGGCAAAAAGCTTCATCATAGCAGCCTCTTTATTTTAAAGGGTTTTCCAAATAAAAAAGCCCTCCAGACACGTGCAACGGTGTCTGGAGGGCTGCACCCAGTTTTCTTGGCCCTCATCTATTGCGAATGGAACAATTTGTCCATTCGGAGCTGTCCATCAGGTTCGGCATCTGTAGCTCCGCAGAAACACCGATATATGGGTCAAGGCAGGTCTTCTGGCTCCCCCGCCTTCTCAGCGGCCTTCCCATGGGGCTTGAGCCCTACAGTGGCGCACAAAGGCTGAAAAGGTCTCCGTCATCATGAGACGGATCGGGGTTACAGCGGCGGGACCGCTCCCGGCTTTCACGGGATTCCCTATTAAGCAAACTACACCCTAACACTTTTATTCATATTGGCTGCACAGCAGACTGTCAAGGGAAAGTTCCGGAAAAAAGGAGCTATGTCTGCAACCGGGTGGCGCCGGGCGCGGAAACAGCTGATAAAAGCCTCGTCGCCAAAGACCAGATCCGGGCAAGCATTTACCGAGTTCGCCTTTTCCGTATATTGCGATTTTTATAACAATGGGTCAGACCGTTGTCTCAGTTCCGGCATGATTGGTTTCCATGAAGTGCCTGGAGGAGTCCTCGTCCGGGTAAAAGTCTTCTGCCAGGGCAATGCTGTTGAAATTCTTGCGCACCCATTTGTGAAAGGCGTTGGCAAAGGCGGGATCATGAAAGCGGATCACTTCGCCCAGGCAGTTCAGGTCCTGCTGTATGCGCCAGTATAGATACATAAAAATACCCCCTCGAATTTTGGCCTTAATAAAAATTTTGTTTTTCCAATCAGATATGGGTCAACCCGGTTTCGCCCGGATGGGTACTGAAGTTGAGCAGGCGATGGAGAGTCAAAACTCGATGCCTTTCTGTGCCGTGATCCCCGCTTGATAGGGATGTTTGAGGGCCCTGGTTTCCGATACCAGGTCAGCCGCGGCCATGAGCGGCTTCGGGGCGTCGCGGCCGGTGACGGCCACATTCATCCCGGAAGGCCTGCCCGCAAGGGCCGAGAGAACCGTATCCATATCCACCATGCCGTAGTTGAGCAGGTAGGTAAACTCGTCGAGGACCACCAGATGATACTTGCCGGAATTTATGGCGTTTTGGGCAAACGCCCAGGCCTCGCGCGCAGCCGCCTTGTCCTCTTCCAGGTTGTCGGATTTCCAGGTAAAGCCACGGCCCATAACGTGGAAATCGATCAGGCCGTCAAACCGGCCCACCGCATCCATCTCCCCGTATTTCCAGGAGCCTTTGATAAACTGGATGAAGCAGACGTTAAGCCCATGGCCCGCGCTTCTCAGGGAAAGGCCCAGGGCGGATGTGGTCTTGCCCTTGCCGTCTCCGGTAAACACCATCAATAATCCTTTTTTCAATCTTTTTTTCATTTGATTTGTTCCTCCAGTCGCCATTTCAGCTGCCATTTTGCAACCTGGGCAGCGGTCATGAGGTCGATTTTGCTGCCCTGAAATTTCGTCTTCACATCGCCTATGGCGTAAGGGATTTCATGGCGCAGCTATTTCAGTTGATGCTAAAGAGAATATTCAATGCCCATGATTGCGTAAAAACCAGGCTGTTCATACCCGAGGCCTTCTTCGATGGCTTCGTCCAGCAGGTTTTCGATGCGGCCATAGAGGTTCAGGCCTTCATAAACCTCGTAGCGGCCGGAAACATCCAGCCGGAAATAATCCTCCATTTCGAGGTCCCCTTTCCAGCGCAGTCGCGGGCCGCAGTAATAGCCGGTAACCCCGAAATTGTATTTTGCCGTTTCATAAAAAAGACTGATATTGCCTTTATTTCTGGCGATCTGGACGGTTCGGTAGCGTTCTCCGGCCTCTTTGCTGTGCGATCCGGTATAGGTGTAGTTGCCGCGAAGATTCAGGTGGTCGGTCAGGGCTGCGCCAAATGAGAATTCCAGGCCGCTGACTTCCTGGGAATCCCGGTTGGCGTATTGGCCATAACCCGAGTCCCGTCTTGGATTGACGATGGTGTGATCAAAAACAATGACATCATCCAATTCCGAGTAGTAATAGGTCAGTTCCGCGTTTAACCGACCGTTCATGAATTCCTGGCGAACACCGCCTTCAACTGTCCAGCCGGTCTCAGGTTCGATGTTTTGGTTTCCATAGGACGGATCATAGAGGTTGGAAAACGTGGGGGCCCTGAAGCTGGTCCCGTAGTTTGCAAACAGGGTGGTCCCGGTCCGGAGAAATGTATAGGCCGAGCCGAGCTTGCCGGTGGTCTCACTGCCATAGACTTCATGTTCATCCCGCCGCAGGCCGGCGGAAATAATCATGGCGTCATTCAGGAGCATTAACTGGTCATTGACATAAAATGAGTAGTTGTAAGTATCCGCTGAGACATCGCCATACCGCCCCCATTTCCCGCCTTCCTGGTACAGGTATTCAAACCCGTAAAGCATGGTATTGGAACCGGCATTGCCTATCTGCATATCCCATATCAGGTTGTAGTCCGTCATCAGATTCTTGTGATCGTAGCCATATGCCTCGCCTGTACCTTTATCGTAAATCGGAACGGCCTCACCCTTATTATATGCGACCCCGTCATAGGTAAAATTGTCAAAGGGTGCGGTTTCATATCCCAGCAGACCATCATCCTTGTCATTGCGGTAATGATCTTTCTCAAACCAGCCCAGCATCATTTTCTGGCGAAAGGCATCATTGATCCGGTGGGAGATATTCAGGGTGGTGATGTGATGTTCATACTCGTTGGCGTTATTCGGGTCCGGGGTTTGAAAGGCATAATGCGCATCCCGGTTCTCGAGGAATTCATTGGATTCATTGAGTTCAGCCGCCTGAAACTCGCTTTTGACATACAAATAGGCCAGTTCCACATCAAAAGGGCCGGGATGCCAGCCGAGTTTAAGGGCAGGGGACAGGTTTTTGTAATACTCCTCGTCGTGGACCCCGCCGCTGTCGGTGTAGGCCGCAGCCACGGCATAATCCCAGGTCTCCCTACCGCCCCGCACGCTGCCGTATCCCTTTTTCCATTCCAGGGAGCCGTATTCGGTCCCCACATTGTAATGAACACCAGGTTCCCCGCTTATGGTTGTATAGGACATCACGCCGGCTGTGGTATCCGAGCCGTACAATGAGGCCTGGGGGCCGCGGAGAATTTCCACGGATCCGATCAGTCGGGGGTCGATATGCCCGAGAAAATGGCCGGTTCCGGCACCATAGGCCTCATTGATCTTCATACCGTTGACAAGCACCAGAAAATGACCATCATCGTATCCCCGAAGCTTTGGATAATTGAACTGGCCCGGGCCGCCGGCCTGCTTGAACTCGACACTGGGGGTGAAGCGAAGAATCTCGGTTGTGTCTGTAAAGCCCCCCAGCTTGATCCGGTCTTCGGTGACAACGGTTACCGAGTCCGTGATATGCTCAATTTTGCGCTCGATCTTGGTGGACTTGACCACCATGTCATCCATTTCGGTTGTTTTTGCTTCCCCGGGTTCCTGCGTTCCAGTGCTTTCCCTTGCGTCTTTTGCCTCATTTGCAAAGGCTGCAACTCCCGTCGGGGCGCACGCGAACACGAGTATGAGCAGAAGCAGTTTGGCACACAATTTTATGTGGCACGTCATCGCGGTCCTCCATGTCCGTATGATTTGGTTTTTGTCGCCTGTCCTTACTTAAAACTGATAACGAAGCCCTATGGCAAAATTGCGTCCGGGCATGGGATAACCGTCTTTGTGGGCATAATCCCTGTCAAAAAGGTTTTTTATTTCGCCGCGCAGGCTCATGTCTCCATAACGGCCCCAATTGACAAGCCGTTTTTCCACTGAAAGATTGGCCACTGCATAACTGGGCAGTTTTTCGCCGCCATAGT
The nucleotide sequence above comes from Desulfosalsimonas propionicica. Encoded proteins:
- a CDS encoding TonB-dependent receptor plug domain-containing protein codes for the protein MTCHIKLCAKLLLLILVFACAPTGVAAFANEAKDARESTGTQEPGEAKTTEMDDMVVKSTKIERKIEHITDSVTVVTEDRIKLGGFTDTTEILRFTPSVEFKQAGGPGQFNYPKLRGYDDGHFLVLVNGMKINEAYGAGTGHFLGHIDPRLIGSVEILRGPQASLYGSDTTAGVMSYTTISGEPGVHYNVGTEYGSLEWKKGYGSVRGGRETWDYAVAAAYTDSGGVHDEEYYKNLSPALKLGWHPGPFDVELAYLYVKSEFQAAELNESNEFLENRDAHYAFQTPDPNNANEYEHHITTLNISHRINDAFRQKMMLGWFEKDHYRNDKDDGLLGYETAPFDNFTYDGVAYNKGEAVPIYDKGTGEAYGYDHKNLMTDYNLIWDMQIGNAGSNTMLYGFEYLYQEGGKWGRYGDVSADTYNYSFYVNDQLMLLNDAMIISAGLRRDEHEVYGSETTGKLGSAYTFLRTGTTLFANYGTSFRAPTFSNLYDPSYGNQNIEPETGWTVEGGVRQEFMNGRLNAELTYYYSELDDVIVFDHTIVNPRRDSGYGQYANRDSQEVSGLEFSFGAALTDHLNLRGNYTYTGSHSKEAGERYRTVQIARNKGNISLFYETAKYNFGVTGYYCGPRLRWKGDLEMEDYFRLDVSGRYEVYEGLNLYGRIENLLDEAIEEGLGYEQPGFYAIMGIEYSL
- the cobN gene encoding cobaltochelatase subunit CobN; the encoded protein is MKLVYFSVSANEIPNLSEAARIFCSRFAPLDIHARTRTQLEAGEEARAAFVRHALAADAVFVTLMAGAHSCPVWEALTEAITVARSRGGQTPFFHVQPTGSNADALKLVEDYSDGLENGADVWTRLSRYYRYGGVENLLNLLIFLSNRLYGKAQAFAPPAPQPFEGLYHPDHGHIADFEGYRRSLDPNRPTVGIWFYQNFWTSNNKAHIDAIVREAESQGANVICVFHVRFKDRLLGNKGADSVMAQFFMADDRPLIDVLINPVMFSLNAAAPEYRGLLERLGVPVIQAMATTRPIAEWKANPQGLNNVDITINVAQPELDGVIVTVPVAAKQCVDTDPISGAAVNKYVPIPDRTAAMVRLALNWAALRRKKNAEKKVAIVFHHYPPRNDRIGCASGLDSFASVTDLVAAMNGKGYRVDHLYTDGNELARALTACMTCDQRFLPPDQMADRSRATAGPEYYKPWHKALPRPIQEQIQADWGPVPGDLFVHEQRLLFPGFLNGNLFITIQPPRGYLEQVDKLYHDPHMAPPHHYLAHYRWIREVFGADAVIHVGKHGSLEWLPGKAVGLGPECYPDLAIGDLPNIYPYIINDPGEGTQAKRRSYACIIDHLPPALTNAGLYEELADLENRLLEYQEAAVQDPAKLEILAPMIWEAAEAADLVNDLNLTRKAALSDVAAFIETLHEYLGEISDTTIADGLHTLGRPPENAQLIRTLVQIMRLANGSVPSLREAVLRALGYDPEQVFNSRGRPVIGAAVETGGQVLEKARQLCEDLVGDLMNSGKEADAAVEAQRQHLGKAHPAVTEALEFVQNDLAPRLQQTENERIACLGALEGRFVPPGPSGAPSRGQAHILPTGRNFYSVDPQKIPTPAAWEVGRKLGDALMARYLDEHGSYPDSVGLILWASPTMRSKGDDVAEILYLLGVRPVWQKGSGNVRGVEIIPAAELGRPRIDVSPRISGIFRDAFPLLVDLIDQAVQMVAALAEAPETNFIRRHVTLDLAELAGQGLEGIDAFRQATYRIFGSAPGSYGAGVAQLVESKAWETVDDLGNMYIQCSSYAYGKNSFGESSEKSFRKALSRMSVTVKNEDTREKDMMSCTDFYNYHGGLITAVHAVTGGRPFSLAGDSADPDRAAVRTTTEEARHIFRARLLNPKWLEGLKRHGFKGAGDISKAMDIILGWDATAGVVDDWMYQRFARKVALDANMQEWMKQVNPYALQNILNKLLEAVQRGMWRTDAETLDALRNAYLDAEGEVEAATDEQAE
- the cobO gene encoding cob(I)yrinic acid a,c-diamide adenosyltransferase; the protein is MAAEMATGGTNQMKKRLKKGLLMVFTGDGKGKTTSALGLSLRSAGHGLNVCFIQFIKGSWKYGEMDAVGRFDGLIDFHVMGRGFTWKSDNLEEDKAAAREAWAFAQNAINSGKYHLVVLDEFTYLLNYGMVDMDTVLSALAGRPSGMNVAVTGRDAPKPLMAAADLVSETRALKHPYQAGITAQKGIEF